One genomic window of Mucilaginibacter sp. SJ includes the following:
- a CDS encoding CPBP family intramembrane glutamic endopeptidase, giving the protein MKKWFRTYPDMSRLILSAFLLATALIGSGFIHISFVPVGMVLVILVTWVMLRSEGRDLSFLGFDVKVHHLLLIPAGLVLGITSFLLSFYVGTLVRGDHIMFNRTIDGTLLLKEFWQVLPTAAVQDFIIVGYCYVKLIELSNKWIATVMFGIFFICLHNIWGSNIVNDLFYASGLFIGYLMFSTAFLRSGSIWLVIGLHWGNNFANSYLFTFTRTATSWLFISGQQKHDLTVWQAIGLFIALNIGTVSVIAATKLIWRTKK; this is encoded by the coding sequence ATGAAAAAGTGGTTTCGTACTTATCCTGATATGTCACGCCTGATCTTGAGTGCCTTTCTATTGGCAACTGCACTGATCGGCAGCGGATTTATTCATATATCTTTTGTACCGGTGGGCATGGTGCTGGTAATCCTGGTGACTTGGGTGATGCTGCGCAGCGAGGGGAGAGATCTGAGTTTTTTAGGCTTTGATGTGAAAGTTCATCACCTACTATTGATACCTGCTGGTTTGGTGTTGGGTATAACTTCGTTCTTACTATCATTCTATGTCGGGACACTGGTACGGGGAGACCATATCATGTTTAATCGAACGATTGACGGTACATTGTTGTTGAAAGAATTTTGGCAGGTTTTGCCGACCGCAGCAGTTCAGGATTTTATTATTGTAGGTTACTGTTATGTTAAGCTTATCGAACTAAGTAATAAATGGATTGCGACTGTGATGTTCGGGATTTTTTTTATTTGTTTACATAATATATGGGGCAGTAATATCGTGAATGATTTGTTTTATGCATCCGGTTTATTCATAGGTTACTTGATGTTTTCTACAGCATTTTTACGTTCGGGAAGTATTTGGCTTGTTATCGGTTTGCATTGGGGGAACAATTTTGCGAATTCTTATCTCTTTACTTTCACTCGTACAGCAACTTCTTGGCTCTTTATTAGCGGACAACAGAAGCACGATCTGACGGTGTGGCAAGCCATTGGCTTGTTTATTGCGCTCAATATTGGCACCGTCAGCGTGATTGCAGCGACTAAACTAATATGGCGAACCAAAAAATGA
- a CDS encoding porin family protein: MKKIILALTISVAGLTSAKAQTVDIIPKAGISITTQSASALQGEKSTAGFTGGIAFDIHAGKSGFSFQPEINYVSKGTKLKNVSKAYNFNYLELPFLAKYSFNMFYVDAGPSIAMQLGGKDKFTQLYGSKPRNIDFGVQMGAGLALPVGTGKFILDGRYSLGLTDQSKGAGTVKNRGVYATIGYAIPL; encoded by the coding sequence ATGAAAAAAATAATTTTAGCTCTAACAATTTCGGTCGCAGGTTTAACCAGCGCAAAAGCACAAACAGTTGACATTATACCCAAAGCGGGCATTAGCATTACAACGCAATCAGCCAGTGCACTGCAGGGAGAAAAATCGACAGCCGGTTTTACAGGGGGCATAGCCTTCGATATCCATGCCGGCAAAAGCGGCTTTTCATTTCAGCCTGAAATTAACTACGTAAGTAAGGGGACCAAATTAAAAAATGTCTCCAAAGCTTATAATTTTAACTACCTGGAGTTGCCATTCCTGGCGAAATATAGTTTTAATATGTTTTACGTTGACGCGGGACCTTCCATTGCCATGCAGCTCGGTGGAAAGGATAAATTCACCCAATTATATGGCAGCAAGCCAAGAAATATTGACTTCGGCGTGCAGATGGGTGCTGGTCTTGCCCTCCCGGTGGGTACAGGTAAATTTATTCTCGATGGAAGGTATTCATTAGGCTTGACTGACCAATCTAAGGGCGCCGGTACGGTCAAAAACAGAGGTGTTTATGCAACGATTGGTTATGCCATTCCTCTTTAA
- a CDS encoding helix-turn-helix domain-containing protein, translating to MSLNVINELSSLTRGQTAKLVREGRVKKALTQRELSGLAGISLRSLQRIENAEVLPRFYTWRRLAEHIDLDLNCEYRSSLVSESIPSIPIKANLPRKWILSISSLAVIVLSFSAYVIQSPTFPETLFETLNMVLVGCVIYAAIIYRVWK from the coding sequence ATGTCGTTGAATGTCATAAACGAATTATCCTCTTTGACGCGCGGGCAAACAGCCAAGCTGGTAAGGGAGGGGCGGGTTAAAAAAGCGCTGACCCAAAGGGAATTATCCGGCCTCGCCGGTATCAGTCTGCGTTCTCTTCAGCGCATTGAGAATGCTGAGGTATTACCCAGGTTTTACACATGGCGTAGGCTCGCTGAACATATTGATCTGGACTTAAACTGCGAGTATCGGTCTTCACTTGTTTCTGAGTCAATCCCTTCGATTCCCATCAAAGCGAATCTACCAAGAAAATGGATATTGAGCATCAGTTCGCTAGCAGTGATTGTCTTGTCTTTTTCAGCGTATGTCATTCAATCACCTACATTTCCCGAGACCTTATTTGAGACCTTGAATATGGTGCTTGTCGGCTGCGTAATCTATGCGGCTATTATTTATCGCGTTTGGAAATAA
- a CDS encoding glycoside hydrolase family 2 protein — protein sequence MKISTFSFRFFFIATGLYFLFAIAPDICFAQVIAPNKNSGRTVLNFNRDWKFCLGDVAGAQKKGIDDSKWESIGLPHSFSIPYFMSSDFYVGYGWYRKHFHIGHISDNRVSLDFEGVFQQAEVFVNGKDVGRHTGGYTGFNLDITNALKPGDNILSVRVNNVWKADVAPRAGEHTFSGGIYRDVRLVITAPVHFAPYGIFISTPKVSPVSATVNVQVELKNTKSVSARIRVRTTILDPARKRILAFEKYHTLQPNSTDTVTQSDPVVRNPKLWSPDHPYLYTAVTTVYEGAKKIDEERHAFGIRSIKWTADSGFFLNGKHLYLKGANVHQDHAGWGDAVTNTGFYRDVKMIRDAGFNFIRGSHYPHDPAFADACDKLGVLFWAENNFWGIGGSDSTPEGYWNASAYPTQTKDTAAFEASVRQELQEMIRINRNHPSIIVWSISNEPFFTAKHTIIPTRDLLKSLVGLVHRIDPTRPAAVGGAQRPLDSLRIDRIGDIAGYNGDGSSLAVFQDPGIANLVAEYGSTTADRPGKYEPGWGDLAKDNGEEKHAWRSGQAIWCGFDHGSIAGEALGKMGIIDYFRLPKRSWYWYRNAYKGIPPPVWPKAGVPAKLRLEADKKSALTDGTDDVKLIVTVLDANGIPISNSPDIDLRVVSGPGEFPTGSSIHFSAKSDIRVADGQAAIEYRSWFAGKSIVRATSPGLEPATVMVEFTGAYPYHKGTRETVEKPYVRFTGRRAPVQVQVFGPNNPTFASSSDKDHISGYAADGNETSSWKAERSDRNPWWILDTEKKLDVINIKVDFPTEAIYHYKIEISNDMKNWRLLADFSQNRKSEKVKELDVKNEEGRAIRIVFDRNDIAGLAEVKISGKVVD from the coding sequence ATGAAAATCAGTACATTCAGTTTCAGATTCTTTTTTATTGCAACCGGACTTTACTTCCTCTTTGCAATTGCCCCTGACATTTGCTTTGCTCAAGTTATAGCGCCTAATAAAAATTCAGGCAGAACAGTTCTGAATTTTAACCGTGACTGGAAATTCTGTTTGGGAGATGTAGCCGGTGCTCAGAAAAAAGGAATAGATGATTCGAAGTGGGAAAGTATCGGGCTGCCTCATTCATTTAGTATCCCTTATTTTATGTCCTCGGATTTTTATGTAGGCTACGGCTGGTATAGAAAGCATTTTCATATTGGACACATCAGCGACAATCGGGTTTCTCTGGACTTTGAAGGTGTATTTCAGCAAGCCGAGGTATTTGTTAACGGTAAAGATGTTGGCCGGCATACCGGAGGATATACCGGTTTTAATTTGGACATAACAAATGCATTAAAGCCAGGTGATAATATTCTTTCCGTAAGAGTGAACAATGTTTGGAAAGCTGATGTGGCTCCGAGGGCGGGTGAACATACTTTTTCAGGTGGCATTTACAGGGATGTGCGCCTTGTCATAACCGCACCGGTGCATTTTGCCCCTTATGGCATCTTTATAAGTACGCCAAAAGTTTCCCCTGTATCTGCTACGGTTAATGTGCAGGTAGAATTAAAGAATACCAAATCCGTTTCCGCCAGGATCAGGGTAAGAACAACTATCCTTGACCCGGCTCGTAAGAGGATTCTTGCTTTTGAAAAATATCATACGCTGCAACCAAATAGTACAGACACTGTTACACAATCAGATCCTGTGGTCAGAAATCCAAAGCTTTGGTCCCCTGATCATCCATATTTGTATACTGCCGTGACCACCGTTTACGAAGGGGCTAAAAAGATTGATGAAGAAAGGCATGCATTCGGAATTCGTTCTATCAAATGGACTGCTGACAGCGGATTCTTTCTAAACGGGAAACACCTGTATCTGAAGGGGGCTAACGTCCATCAGGATCACGCAGGCTGGGGCGACGCGGTTACTAATACTGGATTTTACCGGGATGTAAAGATGATCAGGGACGCTGGTTTTAATTTCATACGGGGATCGCATTATCCGCATGATCCTGCTTTTGCTGATGCCTGCGATAAACTTGGGGTGTTATTCTGGGCTGAAAACAATTTTTGGGGAATCGGAGGCAGCGACAGCACACCTGAAGGCTACTGGAATGCCAGTGCATACCCTACTCAAACAAAAGATACTGCTGCTTTCGAGGCATCTGTCAGGCAGGAATTACAGGAAATGATCAGAATAAACCGGAATCACCCGTCCATAATTGTATGGAGCATTTCAAATGAACCCTTTTTTACGGCTAAGCATACCATCATACCTACGCGCGACCTTCTGAAATCCCTGGTCGGACTGGTGCACCGGATTGATCCGACACGTCCGGCCGCTGTCGGTGGTGCGCAACGCCCCCTGGACAGTCTCCGGATCGACCGGATCGGAGATATCGCCGGATATAACGGCGACGGGAGTTCTCTTGCTGTTTTCCAGGATCCGGGTATCGCAAACCTGGTTGCCGAGTATGGCAGCACTACTGCTGACCGTCCCGGTAAATATGAACCGGGATGGGGGGATCTGGCTAAAGATAATGGCGAAGAAAAGCACGCATGGCGCAGCGGGCAGGCAATCTGGTGTGGTTTCGATCACGGTTCTATTGCAGGCGAGGCATTGGGGAAAATGGGTATAATAGACTATTTTCGTTTACCCAAACGTTCGTGGTATTGGTACAGAAACGCATATAAAGGCATTCCACCTCCGGTATGGCCTAAGGCGGGGGTGCCGGCTAAATTACGGCTTGAAGCAGATAAAAAATCAGCCTTGACTGATGGGACCGATGACGTTAAGCTTATCGTTACCGTATTGGATGCCAATGGTATTCCTATAAGTAACAGTCCCGATATCGATTTAAGGGTGGTTTCTGGACCTGGTGAGTTTCCAACCGGCTCTTCCATTCATTTTTCAGCAAAAAGCGATATACGTGTCGCCGATGGTCAGGCGGCAATCGAATACAGGTCCTGGTTCGCAGGGAAATCAATCGTACGCGCTACTTCTCCTGGCTTAGAACCTGCAACAGTCATGGTCGAATTTACCGGTGCGTACCCGTATCATAAAGGGACTCGGGAAACTGTTGAAAAACCCTATGTCAGGTTTACGGGCAGGAGAGCTCCTGTACAGGTCCAGGTATTCGGACCCAATAATCCAACCTTTGCAAGCAGCTCGGATAAAGATCATATCAGCGGTTATGCAGCTGATGGTAATGAAACTTCGTCATGGAAGGCCGAAAGGTCAGATCGAAACCCGTGGTGGATACTTGATACAGAAAAGAAATTGGATGTAATTAATATCAAGGTCGATTTTCCAACCGAAGCGATTTATCACTATAAAATTGAAATCAGTAATGATATGAAGAACTGGCGCCTGTTAGCCGATTTTTCGCAGAACAGGAAAAGTGAGAAAGTGAAGGAACTGGATGTCAAGAATGAGGAAGGCCGGGCTATCCGCATCGTTTTCGACCGGAATGATATTGCGGGACTGGCGGAGGTTAAAATCTCAGGGAAGGTTGTAGATTAA
- a CDS encoding glycoside hydrolase family 95 protein: MKFNWKLVFSLIVSIGLNINGANAEKKVKISNSNTTVILSKHPAENWHECTPLGNGRLGAMVYGGVNDERIKINESSFWSGEPRNLQNPEAAQYLPEIRKLLNQGDNVKAEEIINSKLLGPNNECYLPMADIMMNFGSRGKFSNYKRKLDLSKALLTVEYDQNGDHFKRELFVSYPSQAIIMRIKCSKSKSINCSFGLESLVHFETHAEKNQLIINGQAPIHAYPSYEGKKEPVYIAGEGMRFQGKLLIQSTNGRITSTAKTLAITNASEMTIVFTAATSFNGFDKKPFTQGKDEKKTCSGYLSGVRTKSFSQLLNEHINDYSSLFGRVEIDLGRSEYSNLPIEERIKNYKPDNDPGLTGLYFQFGRYLLISSSRPGSQPANLQGIWSDNLQPAWSANWTLNCNAEINYWPAECTNLSECHMPFLQLIRETTVDGSKTASNLYHSKGWMAHHNLDIWRTTWPVGGSGKWAMFQIGGAWLCEHIWEHYLFTQNSVFLRSNYFILKQASLFFIDNLQKDENGFYLTNPSVSFENEYLKPNGEIGWATRGSTEDIEAIHSLFEHVLLAASIVHDKDTSFLFQIKDKLAHLIPLKISPRTNQLQEWQEDVYPASAANGQVPQGWALMPGNSISLKSTPQLAAALRKTIEVRKLTEANNSGSWIGAFAANYWARLQEGDSVKKVIDRHFSKALYPNLTCKFSDEFQIDGNLGITTAIAQMLVQSQDGDIHLLPALPSTYKTGFIKGMKAQGNYEVAVYWQKGRLEKAIIHSLKSGVCAIRYKNIERKLTLKKGATIFLNQDLQTISYIDVSSKASLP, from the coding sequence ATGAAATTTAACTGGAAACTTGTCTTCAGCCTAATAGTAAGTATCGGTCTAAATATAAATGGGGCAAATGCCGAAAAAAAGGTTAAAATATCTAATTCAAATACTACTGTTATTTTAAGCAAGCATCCAGCCGAAAACTGGCATGAATGCACACCACTCGGGAATGGCCGTCTGGGAGCAATGGTCTATGGGGGGGTAAACGATGAACGGATCAAAATTAATGAGAGCTCCTTTTGGTCTGGCGAACCTAGAAACCTTCAGAATCCAGAAGCAGCACAATATTTGCCAGAAATTAGAAAGTTACTGAATCAGGGCGATAATGTAAAAGCAGAGGAAATTATAAATTCCAAGCTTTTGGGCCCCAACAATGAATGCTATCTTCCAATGGCAGATATTATGATGAATTTCGGCAGTCGTGGTAAGTTCTCAAACTACAAACGCAAGCTGGATTTAAGCAAAGCTTTACTTACTGTTGAATATGACCAGAATGGGGACCACTTTAAACGGGAATTATTTGTATCCTATCCTTCTCAGGCTATTATAATGCGCATAAAATGTAGCAAAAGTAAATCTATAAATTGCTCGTTTGGTTTGGAGAGTTTAGTCCATTTTGAAACCCACGCTGAAAAAAATCAGCTTATCATTAACGGCCAGGCACCCATACATGCATATCCTAGTTATGAAGGGAAAAAGGAGCCGGTTTACATAGCTGGAGAGGGAATGCGTTTTCAGGGCAAACTTTTAATTCAGTCTACAAACGGCCGGATTACTAGTACTGCAAAAACCTTAGCTATAACAAATGCCTCAGAAATGACCATCGTTTTTACTGCTGCTACTAGTTTTAATGGGTTTGACAAAAAGCCATTTACGCAAGGAAAGGACGAAAAAAAGACTTGTAGTGGATATTTATCAGGAGTCCGTACGAAAAGCTTTTCTCAATTATTAAATGAACATATAAATGATTATTCCTCATTATTCGGGCGTGTTGAGATTGATTTGGGTCGCTCAGAATATTCAAATTTACCTATAGAGGAAAGAATAAAAAATTATAAACCTGATAACGATCCTGGGTTAACAGGTTTATATTTTCAGTTTGGAAGATATCTTCTTATTTCATCATCCCGTCCTGGGAGCCAACCCGCAAATTTACAGGGTATTTGGAGCGACAATCTACAACCGGCCTGGAGTGCAAATTGGACATTAAATTGTAATGCTGAGATAAATTACTGGCCTGCGGAGTGTACCAATCTTAGTGAATGTCATATGCCTTTTCTGCAACTTATTAGAGAGACGACCGTAGACGGAAGTAAGACAGCAAGCAACCTTTACCACTCTAAAGGATGGATGGCCCATCATAACCTCGACATATGGCGGACAACCTGGCCAGTTGGCGGGTCTGGAAAATGGGCGATGTTTCAGATTGGCGGAGCGTGGTTGTGTGAACATATTTGGGAACATTATTTATTTACTCAAAATAGTGTTTTTCTACGGTCAAATTATTTCATTTTAAAGCAAGCATCTCTATTTTTTATAGATAATTTACAAAAAGATGAAAACGGTTTCTATTTGACCAATCCGTCGGTATCTTTTGAAAATGAATATCTTAAACCGAATGGAGAAATAGGGTGGGCAACGAGAGGATCTACTGAAGATATTGAAGCGATACATTCATTGTTTGAGCATGTTTTGCTTGCGGCTTCTATTGTTCATGATAAGGATACTTCATTTTTGTTTCAAATCAAAGATAAACTAGCCCATTTAATCCCATTGAAGATTAGTCCAAGGACCAATCAATTGCAGGAATGGCAAGAAGACGTTTACCCTGCGAGTGCGGCCAATGGGCAAGTACCCCAAGGCTGGGCGCTGATGCCTGGAAATTCAATTTCACTGAAATCAACTCCCCAATTGGCAGCTGCACTAAGAAAAACTATTGAAGTGAGAAAACTGACTGAGGCAAACAATAGCGGTAGTTGGATTGGGGCCTTTGCTGCCAACTACTGGGCGAGGTTACAGGAAGGGGATAGCGTAAAAAAAGTTATTGACCGCCATTTTTCAAAAGCATTGTACCCAAACCTTACATGTAAGTTTAGTGATGAATTTCAAATTGATGGCAATTTGGGAATAACAACCGCAATCGCTCAAATGTTGGTACAAAGTCAGGATGGCGATATTCATTTGTTGCCAGCTTTGCCCTCAACCTATAAAACTGGATTTATTAAGGGAATGAAAGCGCAGGGAAATTATGAAGTTGCTGTATATTGGCAGAAGGGAAGATTGGAAAAGGCTATTATTCATTCTTTGAAAAGCGGTGTCTGTGCAATCAGATATAAAAACATTGAACGAAAACTCACTTTAAAAAAGGGAGCAACTATATTTTTAAACCAAGACCTGCAAACAATATCATATATAGATGTATCATCAAAAGCTTCATTGCCATAA
- a CDS encoding adenylate/guanylate cyclase domain-containing protein: protein MPLEEKKPSVPVYHKIKDLLISFIGGCIMGLAYFYFTTQHHAVVTWKSACPAMFTGAMIGISVFCAERLYASSHLTRLSFLKALFISIITYSLIIFFWLTVFNEIPFDSISNHILYSSFQKTFWIDFIFSILSAISFTIFMEVKSLLDTGFFFKYLTGRYHVQVEEERIFMFLDLQSSTSIAERLGSITYSSMLKELFDDLTVPVLATHAEIYQYVGDEVILTWPGRTGIKNNRCLYCFQYIEASIAKKRDYYQKKFGVTPQFKAGLHIGKAVATIVGKVKKEIVYHGDVLNTTARMQSLCNHYQESMIVSKVLIDQLNIVELNAISLGEIELRGKTNSLELIGLRWSRPSI, encoded by the coding sequence ATGCCTCTTGAGGAAAAAAAGCCATCAGTACCCGTCTATCATAAGATAAAGGACCTATTAATTTCTTTTATAGGTGGGTGCATCATGGGCTTAGCATATTTTTATTTTACCACTCAGCATCATGCTGTAGTTACCTGGAAATCCGCATGTCCGGCAATGTTTACCGGAGCAATGATCGGCATAAGTGTGTTTTGCGCGGAGCGCTTGTATGCTTCTTCGCACCTCACCAGGCTTTCCTTTCTTAAAGCGCTGTTCATCTCCATCATTACCTATAGCCTTATTATTTTTTTTTGGCTTACTGTATTCAATGAAATTCCGTTCGACTCAATTTCAAACCATATTTTATATTCAAGTTTTCAGAAAACCTTTTGGATTGATTTTATTTTTTCAATACTGTCCGCAATTTCCTTTACGATATTCATGGAAGTTAAAAGCCTCCTGGATACAGGATTTTTCTTTAAGTACCTTACAGGAAGGTATCATGTACAAGTCGAGGAAGAACGAATTTTCATGTTTCTGGACCTTCAATCATCCACATCTATTGCCGAGCGGCTTGGTAGTATTACTTATAGTTCGATGCTTAAAGAACTTTTTGACGATTTAACTGTACCCGTGCTTGCAACACACGCTGAAATTTATCAATACGTCGGAGATGAGGTTATTTTAACATGGCCGGGAAGAACCGGAATTAAAAATAACAGGTGCCTTTATTGCTTTCAGTATATTGAAGCTTCTATTGCAAAAAAACGCGATTATTATCAAAAAAAATTTGGTGTAACTCCTCAGTTTAAAGCCGGTCTGCATATAGGCAAGGCTGTAGCAACTATTGTTGGAAAGGTCAAAAAAGAGATTGTGTACCATGGTGATGTTTTAAATACAACCGCAAGGATGCAATCACTTTGTAATCACTATCAGGAAAGTATGATCGTATCAAAGGTATTAATTGATCAACTGAACATAGTGGAGTTGAACGCTATTTCATTAGGCGAAATTGAACTTAGGGGAAAAACAAATTCCTTAGAACTTATTGGGCTTCGTTGGAGTCGACCTTCTATTTGA
- a CDS encoding DUF2231 domain-containing protein produces MERLPYSTDKINACMILGNITEFSGHLHPLIVHLPIGFILLAWIFNILAYSKKYENLSHAGSVTLLIGFISAVFACVFGYILSRSGDYDLSTLNHHKFSGIMLAAISGFMYFISTGRVKKEMFIPGKLFSVLLFGLILLLSYSGHQGASLTHGSDYLSMRILQQEVRDKPASVATAMIYEDVVAPILQQKCARCHQGGKQKGHFSIETLQTLLKGGNTGAAVVAGKPYESELFKRVTLDPGHKDFMPADGNPPLTETEVQIIKWWIEKANAVDGKMIAQLKYTDNIKPKIGAYLGFNKDTPGQGDEKKNLPGVNQDIPLQADTTLVNHLRTKGLMVRIMLQKPLMLDVTLPINSGIKIVNIKNDLTPLAKNIIWLNLSGNNFTDNDLTLLKSFTNLEKLRLEKNPVTDKVSEELVALKHLEAVNLNETKITRQAIENLKKNSAIKRIYTWGTAVSGISD; encoded by the coding sequence ATGGAACGCTTACCATACAGCACCGATAAAATTAACGCGTGTATGATACTGGGGAATATAACTGAATTTTCAGGCCATTTGCATCCGCTTATTGTGCATCTTCCTATTGGTTTTATTTTGCTGGCATGGATTTTCAATATTTTGGCCTATTCAAAAAAATATGAGAACTTAAGCCATGCTGGATCTGTAACTTTACTTATTGGATTTATTTCAGCAGTTTTTGCCTGCGTTTTTGGCTATATCCTTTCCCGATCTGGCGATTACGATCTGTCAACTTTGAACCATCATAAGTTTTCGGGTATTATGCTCGCTGCGATTTCCGGGTTTATGTACTTTATATCAACGGGACGGGTCAAAAAAGAAATGTTTATTCCCGGTAAATTGTTTTCTGTATTACTTTTTGGTTTGATTTTGCTGCTGAGCTATAGCGGTCATCAGGGAGCGAGCCTTACCCACGGTAGCGATTATCTTTCCATGCGTATACTACAGCAGGAGGTACGGGATAAACCAGCTAGTGTTGCAACGGCCATGATATATGAGGATGTTGTCGCGCCTATCCTTCAACAAAAGTGTGCGCGATGCCATCAAGGAGGTAAACAAAAAGGTCACTTTTCTATTGAAACTCTGCAAACCCTACTTAAAGGCGGTAACACCGGTGCCGCAGTTGTAGCCGGAAAGCCTTATGAAAGTGAATTGTTTAAACGGGTAACACTTGATCCGGGGCATAAAGATTTTATGCCTGCTGACGGTAATCCCCCGCTGACCGAAACGGAAGTGCAAATCATTAAATGGTGGATTGAAAAGGCTAATGCGGTAGATGGTAAAATGATAGCCCAGCTTAAATATACTGATAATATTAAACCGAAAATAGGTGCTTATTTAGGTTTCAATAAAGATACTCCGGGTCAGGGCGATGAAAAAAAAAACTTACCGGGTGTTAACCAGGACATTCCGTTGCAAGCTGACACGACCTTGGTTAATCATTTACGTACAAAAGGACTTATGGTACGGATAATGTTGCAAAAGCCTTTAATGCTTGATGTAACCCTCCCCATAAATTCGGGAATAAAAATAGTAAACATTAAAAATGATCTGACACCCCTTGCCAAAAATATTATTTGGCTTAATTTATCGGGGAATAATTTTACGGATAATGATCTTACCCTGCTTAAATCATTTACTAACCTGGAAAAACTGCGGCTCGAAAAAAATCCTGTAACGGATAAGGTCAGTGAAGAACTGGTGGCATTAAAACATCTGGAGGCCGTTAATTTAAATGAAACTAAAATTACCAGACAAGCGATAGAGAATTTGAAAAAAAATTCGGCAATAAAAAGGATATACACCTGGGGCACAGCAGTAAGTGGAATTTCTGATTGA